The Rhizoctonia solani chromosome 14, complete sequence genome has a segment encoding these proteins:
- a CDS encoding integral peroxisomal membrane peroxin protein: MAGVSPPGRVQPIISSNNPPILLDFVSHVPAPVTRLLVEQAGTIKVLRRAAEIASWRSPNPSESWLLLGTWYLVPIIVILPALWKHLKAQTWWPWRSSNQPPHEPAAASDTTVAATISDITVLRLLLPAFLFQQPPVAARSPIIEAIQNFHNTLPLPSILRATAILWVGIDWSSALLPNERTSWCSPPPHLAPLSPPITFTLPSRTSHVDKILKIRRNAFWRWDDPEWTVMVKTSADSHASRVQLPLPDPSSDTEGRLAKGLKRVGENLPESVAGSSYSRRTIDSGDDDDEKPPLSPLSGTKDSLTDPDGWIYADNKWEMPSPKGGLGKYTRYRVWTRCAVLIEEIEELDELELTNALTTTDNPSSPSNLQAPTTLIAPNQQLSSSPQKGHKHTLSEGGASMGTWRASSTGSSVSDRESTLTSRLKSVLESRSKS; encoded by the exons ATGGCAGGAGTATCGCCTCCGGGTCGTGTGCAACCCATAATATCAAGCAACAATCCCCCAATATTACTTGACTTTGTTTCGCATGTACCGGCGCCGGTAACACGATTGCTTGTTGAGCAAGCCGGTACGATTAAAGTATTACGAAGAGCTGCTGAAATAGCAAGTTGGAGGAGTCCCAACCCTTCCGAGAGTTGGCTTTTGCTCGGGACATG GTACCTTGTACCTATCATCGTCATTCTTCCTGCCCTGTGGAAACATCTCAAGGCACAAACGTGGTGGCCGTGGCGATCATCTAATCAACCCCCGCATGAACCAGCCGCGGCAAGCGATACAACTGTCGCCGCCACCATCTCAGACATCACAGTTCTTCGACTTCTGCTCCCTGCATTCCTTTTCCAACAACCGCCCGTCGCAGCTCGCTCACCTATCATCGAAGCTATTCAGAATTTCCACAACACTCTCCCGCTTCCCTCAATCCTTCGAGCCACCGCAATCTT GTGGGTTGGGATTGATTGGTCTTCTGCGCTCTTACCGAATGAGCGGACGAGTTGGTGCTCTCCCCCTCCGCACCTGGCTCCCCTCTCTCCGCCCATAACTTTTACTCTTCCTTCTCGAACATCGCATGTTGACAAGATACTCAAAATCCGACGGAACGCATTTTGGAGATGG GACGACCCTGAATGGACAGTTATGGTTAAGACATCTGCCGATTCGCATGCCTCTCGAGTGCAGCTTCCATTGCCTGATCCATCGTCGGATACTGAGGGGCGACTGGCCAAGGGGCTGAAGCGAGTTGGAGAGAATCTTCCCGAGTCCGTAGCGGGAAGCTCGTATTCGCGGAGAACGATTGATTCTGGtgacgatgatgatgagaAAC CTCCATTGTCGCCTCTAAGTGGAACCAAAGACTCTCTGACCGATCCAGATGGTTGGATATATGCGGATAATAAATGGGAAATGCCAAGTCCCAAGGGTGGTCTTGGGAAATATACTCGATACCGAGTATGGACTCGATGTGCGGTCTTAATTGAGGAAATCGAAGAGCTGGATGAATTAGAACTTACTAACGCCCTAACCACTACCGACAATCCTTCAAGCCCTTCCAACCTCCAAGCCCCCACAACCCTGATTGCTCCGAATCAACAGCTCTCTTCCTCTCCTCAAAAAGGACACAAGCATACGCTCTCAGAAGGGGGTGCAAGTATGGGTACCTGGCGTGCGAGCAGTACGGGCTCGAGCGTCAGTGATCGAGAATCAACTTTGACCAGTCGATTAAAATCTGTTCTTGAGAGCAGATCCAAGTCGTAG
- a CDS encoding short chain dehydrogenase, which translates to MAKIQYLVVGANRGLGLEFVRQLLQHPENSVIATYRDATKLGELNKLSSEESAAERLALVQLDMNDDESCATAVNEVKSKAVSIDTLIINAGVNNHIDSLLEQSIDDVANVFNNNVLGPLRIAQHFAPLLNNPQLSKIVFITSVLGSLSGGKNSITPSYGISKAALNMVGRKLAHELEPSNVAVVLVHPGWVQTDMGGSDAPLTAVESIGGMLKVISQVDLKNSGEYWQWDGQRLPW; encoded by the exons ATGGCTAAGATTCAGTATTTGGTGGTCGGCGCCAACCGTGGACTTGGGCTTGAATTTGTTCGCCAATTG CTTCAACACCCGGAAAATAGCGTGATCGCAACTTACCGCGATGCGACTAAGCTCGGCGAGCTGAACAAATTATCCTCGGAGGAATCGGCCGCGGAGAGACTGGCTCTGGTTCAATTGGATATGAATGATGACGAGAGCTGCGCG ACTGCTGTCAACGAAGTAAAATCCAAGGCCGTGTCAATAGATACTCTGATCATCAACGCGGGTGTCAACAACCATATCGACTCGTTACTTGAGCA AAGTATAGACGACGTTGCCAATGTGTTTAACAACAATGTCCTTGGACCTCTACGCATCGCACAGCATTTCGCACCCTTACTCAACAATCCTCAGCTATCAAAAATAGTTTTCATCACATCAGTTCTGGGTTCGCTGTCTGGGGGAAAGAACTCTATCACCCCATCATATGGAATTAGTAAG GCTGCACTGAACATGGTGGGTCGGAAACTTGCACATGAACTAGAACCTTCGAATGTGGCGGTTGTGCTCGTACACCCAGGCTGGGTTCAG ACTGACATGGGGGGTTCGGATGCCCCATTAACAGCTGTTGAAAGTATTGGGGGCATGTTAAAGGTGATCAGTCAAGTTGACTTGAAAAATAGTGGGGAATACTGGCAATGGGATGGTCAGCGCTTACCCTGGTAA
- a CDS encoding glycoside hydrolase family 61 protein, which translates to MRLSYVFTGLAAAAASVSAHSTVWGVWINGVDQGDGQNQYIRSPPSNYPVKDLNSNAVACNVNNRAVPKTLKVKPGDTVTFEWFHDYRDDEIIAASHKGPVVVYIAPTSSNGAGNVWVKLYQEGYNGNWAVDKIIATHGQHSIKIPNIASGQYLLRPELITLHEANVAYSSNSARGVQLYMSCIQIEVQGSGSTLPSGVAFPGDPGLVFNLYESLAISYVIPGPAVWSGSAGGSISRAGTPGQAPPSGGSGGSGTVDKYQQCGGIGWSELLHAFLGRLVPKSMTSRGPALSTEYIASTDDALDELFSQLIQNDTGGYPENTSYVTDPTIYSHATDMLHWDNVAQRSVSKTYRFMYTQPHPPEPETVGHIQGISATTFAPSLNYSTTGVTTLATCSIQGGTPILSQDIPGPPISTADNFDNTNTIIPASGNPPNWMYVPLALYPSEEAITHFVHSYKGEMDRRIREVSCSLCVWEGRSKLHDSRPFNLIRHLFRHFKIKIYKCRPCGKQFTTMDQAVVHSMNHHSATRQNAEGTFERLSSVGDN; encoded by the exons ATGAGGCTGTCTTATGTATTCACTGGATTGGCTGCCGCTGCCGCAAGCGTTAGCGCACATTCGACCGTGTGGGGCGTTTGGATCAACGGCGTTGACCAGGGCGACGGTCAAAACCAGTACATCCGCTCCCC ACCAAGCAACTAC CCTGTCAAGGACCTAAACTCCAATGCCGTCGCGTGCAACGTGAACAACCGCGCtgttcctaagactttgaaaGTCAAGCCCGGAGATACGGTCACGTTCGAAT GGTTCCACGACTATCGCGACGATGAGATCATTGCCGCATCACATAAAGGACCG GTTGTCGTGTATATTGCACCTACATCTTCTAATGGCGCAGGGAATGTTT GGGTCAAGCTGTACCAGGAAGGGTACAATGGCAATTGGGCTGTCGACAAAATCATTGCAACTCATGGACAACACTCAATCAAGATTCCCAATATTGCTTCCGGCCAATATCTGCTACGCCCCGAACTCATCA CTCTCCATGAAGCCAATGTCGCTTACAGCTCTAACTCCGCTCGCGGTGTTCAACTCTACATGAG CTGCATACAAATCGAAGTTCAAGGTAGCGGCTCTACCCTTCCCTCTGGAGTTGCTTTCCCAGG CGACCCCGGTCTGGTCTTTAACTTATACGAGTCCCTCGCCATCAGTTACGTTATTCCTGGGCCGGCTGTTTGGAGTGGTTCGGCAGGGGGCAGCATTAGCCGAGCTGGAACCCCCGGTCAAGCACCTCCTTCTGGAGGGTCCGGTGGATCTGGAACCGTTGATAAGTACCAGCAGTGCGGTGGAATTGGTTGGTC GGAGCTACTGCATGCGTTTCTGGGTCGACTTGTACCAAAGTCAATG ACATCCCGCGGTCCCGCATTATCGACGGAATACATCGCATCGACGGATGATGCTCTCGATGAGCTTTTCAGTCAG TTGATCCAAAACGACACTGGTGGCTACCCAGAAAATACAAGCTATGTCACT GACCCAACTATCTATTCGCATGCAACAGACATGCTCCATTGGGATAATGTGGCTCAACGCTCCGTGTCTAAAACGTATAGATTTATGTATACCCAA CCGCATCCTCCTGAGCCTGAGACTGTGGGGCATATTCAGGGCATTTCTGCTACCACCTTCGCCCCCTCGTTAAACTATTCTACAACCGGTGTCACCACTCTCGCCACTTGTTCGATTCAAGGAGGAACTCCCATCCTTTCACAAGATATCCCAGGTCCACCTATTTCTACTGCCGACAACTTCGATAACACGAATACAATAATACCTGCTTCGGGAAATCCTCCGAATTGGATGTACGTACCATTGGCGTTATATCCCAGCGAGGAAGCAATCACGCATTTCGTTCATAGCTACAAGGGAGAGATGGACAGACGCATTCGTGAGGTATCTTGTTCTTTATGCGTGTGGGAGGGGAGATCCAAGCTACACGATTCGAGGCCGTTCAATTTGATT CGTCACCTTTTCAGGCACTTCAAGATTAAAA TTTACAAATGTCGTCCTTGTGGTAAGCAATTTACGACAATGGATCAGGCAGTGGTGCATTCCATGAACCATCATTCTGCAACTCGTCAGAACGCCGAAGGAACTTTTGAGAGGCTCAGCTCTGTCGGAGACAATTGA
- a CDS encoding tRNA (uracil-O(2))-methyltransferase encodes MSLQKPPFESQSHVFVQAETANPSPANSLEFADENLGKWVPVVSCKVTYSAYEFSQVIDALVHFPERNSPLILRADVESDVEISHSVESTVPALKGFQPTRHLRRILCPRQPNRDRALHQSCIFYTDRGDATVLVLSPDLSEEHPTPPFYHPAVAHLAIRFTGTHLTIEVGVYRVGYGFANGYRKRVDHDTMVDKAEFQDLYLKMKEMHGGLVETWQEATDPSKHVFEDIGIATFLMLLWKSTYQGSDSPTKQPNQKYPWSHFARPPGGFRDIGCGNGLLTHILVLSGYEGLGIDLRARKSWTSFGPETSSRLKVEALDFTSIKYDASLGRFTGLPDVLGSNDQEQTGRVFLIGNHADELTPWMPVIAHAAGADFLSIPCCFWALDKPWELALADRLHSVLGGTADANWVQKRAPSTESVWSVYALACQAAAGCGFVVDVEALRIPSTRNWAFAGTSRTWKTESERARVDQYVEGLVSQVRERGMFKTRVPEGKEGGFITLYG; translated from the exons ATGTCTCTTCAAAAGCCTCCATTCGAGTCGCAATCGCATGTCTTTGTTCAAGCTGAAACAGCAAACCCAAGCCCAGCTAATTCCTTGGAGTTCGCGGACGAGAACCTGGGCAAATGGGTACCTGTTGTTAGCTGCAAAGTCACCTACTCTGCATATGAA TTCTCCCAAGTAATTGACGCTCTAGTGCATTTCCCCGAACGAAATTCTCCTCTCATCCTACGGGCAGATGTAGAAAGCGACGTAGAAATATCTCATTCTGTCGAGTCGACTGTTCCTGCGCTGAAAGGATTTCAACCTACTCGACACCTGCGTCGTATCTTGTGTCCCCGCCAACCAAACCGGGACCGGGCATTacatcaatcatgtatatttTATACAGATCGAGGGGATGCCACTGTGCTGGTTCTCAGCCCGGATTTATCAGAGGAACATCCTACCCCACCGTTTTATCATCCTGCTGTCGCACATCTGGCTATTCGGTTCACTGGGACTCATCTAACAATTGAAGTG GGTGTGTATCGCGTCGGGTACGGGTTCGCAAACGGGTACAGGAAGAGAGTGGATCACGAT ACAATGGTCGATAAAGCGGAATTTCAAGACTTGTATCTCAAAATGAAGGAAATGCATGGCGGGTTGGTTGAAACATGGCAAGAAGCCACAGACCCATCCAAACACGTCTTTGAG GACATTGGAATAGCTACGTTTCTGATGCTCCTTTGGAAATCTACGTACCAAGGCTCAGATTCACCCACTAAACAACCAAACCAAAAATATCCTTGGTCGCATTTTGCTCGTCCACCAGGCGGGTTCCGGGATATCGGATGCGGGAACGGATTATTGACACACATTCTCGTCTTGTCTGGATACGAGGGGCTCGGTATCGACCTAAGGGCGCGAAAAAGCTGGACATCGTTCGGGCCCGAAACATCATCTCGACTTAAAGTCGAGGCGCTCGATTTTACGTCCATTAAATACGACGCGTCCCTAGGCCGGTTCACGGGGTTACCGGACGTACTTGGATCAAATGATCAAGAACAAACCGGGCGGGTGTTTTTGATTGGGAACCATGCTGACGAGTTGACGCCTTGGATGCCTGTGATCGCACATGCCGCCGGAGCCGATTTCTTGTCCATCCCATGTTGTTTCTGGGCACTAGACA AGCCATGGGAGCTTGCCCTCGCTGATCGGTTACATTCTGTCCTGGGCGGCACTGCGGACGCAAACTGGGTACAAAAAAGAGCACCAAGCACCGAGTCAGTATGGTCGGTATATGCTCTGGCTTGCCAGGCTGCAGCGGGATGTGGGTTCGTTGTGGATGTAGAGGCGTTGAGGATCCCGAGTACCAGAAACTGGGCATTTGCTG GTACATCTCGAACATGGAAGACCGAGTCCGAGCGAGCACGGGTAGACCAGTACGTTGAAGGGCTGGTATCCCAAGTCCGAGAGCGAGGGATGTTTAAGACGCGCGTGCCAGAAGGGAAAGAGGGCGGATTCATTACACTGTATGGTTGA
- a CDS encoding ubiquitin-conjugating enzyme encodes MAVPTGRPTGMTLKRIQREMKDLQNEDMGGMTLTPSDHSLFEWTGILPGPEGSVYEGGEFHVEITLPSDYPFHSPRLRLKTKIYHMNINDQGGICLDILKNAWSPALSLYKVMLSLSSLLTDPNPNDPLVPSIANEYTRRRKVHDTTARRWVQLHAQPVKVQAPPPPPPAPAKRSRGRPRTNNNREAIMVPDDEPAPAPTTAAKRKRGGDDDREDRSKRQSTGGAGGSGSRPSLGPGSGSGSGSDEVIVIDD; translated from the exons ATGGCGGTTCCGACAGGGCGTCCGACAGGG ATGACTTTGAAGCGTATCCAGAGAGAG ATGAAGGATTTGCAAAACGAAGATATGGGAGGAATGACGCTGACGCCCTCGGACCATTCTCTCTTCGAGTGGACAGGTATACTACCAGGCCCAGAAGGGAGCGTATATGAAGGCGGAGAGTTCCATGTCGAGATCACTTTACCTTCCGACTATCC GTTCCATTCTCCCCGTCTGAGACTCAAGACCAA GATTTATCATATGAACATCAACGATCAGGGCGGGATTTGTTTGGACATATTGAAGAATGCTTGGAGTCCTGCTTTGTCGCTGTACAAAGTCATGCTGTCCCTGTCTTCACTTCTCACCGATCCGAATCCTA ACGACCCTCTGG TTCCATCTATTGCGAACGAG TATACAAGACGGCGCAAAGTACACGATACCACGGCCCGACGATGGGTGCAACTGCACGCACAGCCGGTTAAAGTTCAAGCACCACCGCCGCCCCCACCCGCTCCAGCTAAGCGCAGTCGCGGTCGACCGCGCACCAACAATAACCGCGAAGCAATCATGGTTCCTGATGACGAGCCTGCACCTGCCCCGACGACGGCAGCAAAGCGGAAACGTGGCGGCGACGATGACCGGGAGGACCGTTCCAAACGACAATCTACGGGCGGTGCGGGCGGCTCCGGGTCAAGACCAAGTTTGGGGCCAGGCTCGGGTTCGGGTTCAGGTTCGGACGAGGTTATCGTTATTGATGATTAA
- a CDS encoding WW domain protein: MPASPKDKPLSQTNDVDVPESTKQAEEREDEQVPVSPERGDEKETPSDAAGERENSNKDQDESEQPEDASKPTASRRTVPSQTEWQAIWSPQHNAYYFFNSRTSETTWVNPLDPSATASTASTSAEPTDAQPTSESKPEETSTGEKPPPDLSYLNGIDPELAYLDPTLAVPSGGSKGPVPTFSARFGARDGRFTAMDGRRPEHLSEAARAQRMSSVYYDTEAWEREIAERDAKAKAEAEAGVGDKRKRVTKADIERFKEQKKAKKAMRNAWLRE, translated from the exons ATGCCCGCTTCTCCGAAAGATAAACCTTTGTCCCAAACAAATGACGTCGATGTGCCCGAGTCCACGAAACAAGCAGAAGAAAGAGAGGATGAACAAGTCCCTGTATCGCCCGAACGCGGAGATGAGAAGGAAACACCAAGCGACGCGGCTGGTGAAAGGGAAAATTCAAACAAAGACCAAGATGAGAGCGAACAGCCAGAGGATGCCAGTAA ACCCACCGCTTCCCGACGAACCGTCCCATCGCAGACAGAATGGCAAGCGATATGGTCACCCCAGCATAACGCTTATTATTTCTTCAATTCCCGCACGAGCGAAACGACATGGGTTAATCCACTTGATCCTTCTGCTACTGCGTCGACCGCATCCACCTCGGCCGAGCCAACAGATGCGCAGCCTACCAGCGAATCGAAGCCCGAAGAGACGAGTACGGGCGAAAAGCCGCCTCCAGATCTGTCGTATCTCAATGGCATAGACCCCGAGCTCGCATACCTGGATCCGACGCTGGCTGTCCCATCGGGAGGCTCAAAGGGACCCGTTCCGACATTTTCAGCCCGATTCGGTGCTCGGGACGGCAGGTTCACAGCTATGGACGGGAGGAGACCAGAACATTTGAGTGAAGCAGCACGTGCACAGAGGATGAGCTCTGTCTATTACGATACCGAGGCGTGGGAGAGGGAGATTGCTGAGCGAGACGCCAAGGCAAAGGCCGAAGCGGAGGCCGGTGTTGGAGACAAGAGGAAGCGAGTCACCAAGGCTGATATT GAACGATTCAAGGAGCAGAAAAAGGCTAAAAAAGCAATGCGGAATGCCTGGTTGAGGGAATAG